One genomic window of Azospirillum thermophilum includes the following:
- a CDS encoding YchJ family protein yields MTDGTTATECYCRSGKTFESCCAPYLAGAPAPTAEALMRSRYSAFATGNIDYLHDTLLPSTREDFDRAEVEAWAKNSVWTGMEVRSTEAGLEGDEEGLVEFVARFTMNGKPHTHHETSRFARQDGRWYYVDGVLGARPRIGPKIGRNEPCPCGSGKKYKKCHGAAA; encoded by the coding sequence ATGACCGACGGCACCACCGCCACAGAATGCTATTGCCGGTCCGGCAAGACCTTCGAGTCCTGCTGCGCCCCCTATCTGGCCGGCGCCCCGGCGCCGACGGCGGAGGCGCTGATGCGGTCGCGCTATTCGGCCTTCGCCACCGGCAACATCGACTATCTGCACGACACGCTGCTGCCTTCCACCCGCGAGGATTTCGACCGCGCCGAGGTCGAGGCCTGGGCGAAGAACTCCGTCTGGACCGGCATGGAGGTGCGCTCCACCGAGGCCGGGCTGGAGGGCGACGAGGAGGGGCTGGTCGAGTTCGTCGCCCGCTTCACCATGAACGGCAAGCCGCACACCCATCACGAGACCAGCCGCTTCGCCCGGCAGGACGGCCGCTGGTACTATGTGGACGGCGTGCTGGGCGCCCGCCCGCGCATCGGCCCCAAGATCGGCCGCAACGAGCCCTGCCCCT